The following coding sequences lie in one Syngnathoides biaculeatus isolate LvHL_M chromosome 16, ASM1980259v1, whole genome shotgun sequence genomic window:
- the tlcd4b gene encoding TLC domain-containing protein 4-B isoform X2, producing MVKLNVAITCGYLLYDLLLLACNWSTMGDRFFVCHHLAALYAYGYVLTRGVLPYFANFRLVSELSTPFVNQRWFFEALKYPRSNRMVVVNGVAMTVVFFLVRIAVMPSYWASVFSTFGTEDFERLGLGAQIAWITSCIALDILNTVWMFKITRGCYKVIAGSKAQKDKERADASTCSDKKKHANNHTD from the exons ATGGTCAAGTTAAATGTAGCCATAACCTGTGGCTACCTACTGTACG ATTTGTTGTTACTTGCATGTAATTGGAGCACGATGGGGGACAGATTTTTTGTCTGTCACCACTTGGCGGCGCTCTATGCATATGGATATGTATTG ACACGCGGCGTGCTGCCCTACTTTGCCAACTTTCGTCTCGTTTCAGAACTATCCACACCCTTTGTGAACCAAAG GTGGTTCTTTGAAGCATTAAAATACCCCCGCTCAAACAGGATGGTAGTAGTAAATGGCGTCGCTATGACAGTGGTCTTCTTCCTGGTACGCATTGCTGTCATGCCATCCTACTGGGCAAGTGTATTTTCCACATTTGGCACTGAAGACTTTGAGCGACTGGGCTTGGGTGCCCAGATCGCCTGGATCACTTCCTGCATAGCCCTGGATATCTTGAACACTGTCTGGATGTTCAAGATCACTCGAGGCTGCTACAAGGTAATAGCTGGATCGAAAGCTCAGAAAGATAAAGAAAGAGCAGACGCATCGACTTGCTCGGACAAGAAAAAGCATGCCAATAACCACACAGACTAA
- the tlcd4b gene encoding TLC domain-containing protein 4-B isoform X1, with the protein MEMRELTVVAGSFVSFQLLFSVASPLLSSAISPSYGLLPPTKHTEWNSRLVSTVHALIVGFFCLYILCFDEAVNANPVWGDPSMVKLNVAITCGYLLYDLLLLACNWSTMGDRFFVCHHLAALYAYGYVLTRGVLPYFANFRLVSELSTPFVNQRWFFEALKYPRSNRMVVVNGVAMTVVFFLVRIAVMPSYWASVFSTFGTEDFERLGLGAQIAWITSCIALDILNTVWMFKITRGCYKVIAGSKAQKDKERADASTCSDKKKHANNHTD; encoded by the exons ATGGAGATGAGAGAGTTGACTGTGGTAGCTGGTAGCTTTGTGAGTTTCCAGCTGCTCTTCTCTGTGGCCAGTCCTTTACTCTCTTCAGCCATCTCGCCAAGTTATGGATTATTACCTCCCACCAAGCATACTGAGTGGAACTCCAG GTTGGTGTCAACCGTTCACGCTCTGATAGTTGGATTCTTTTGTTTGTACATCCTATGCTTCGATGAAGCGGTCAACGCCAATCCTGTCTG GGGGGACCCCAGTATGGTCAAGTTAAATGTAGCCATAACCTGTGGCTACCTACTGTACG ATTTGTTGTTACTTGCATGTAATTGGAGCACGATGGGGGACAGATTTTTTGTCTGTCACCACTTGGCGGCGCTCTATGCATATGGATATGTATTG ACACGCGGCGTGCTGCCCTACTTTGCCAACTTTCGTCTCGTTTCAGAACTATCCACACCCTTTGTGAACCAAAG GTGGTTCTTTGAAGCATTAAAATACCCCCGCTCAAACAGGATGGTAGTAGTAAATGGCGTCGCTATGACAGTGGTCTTCTTCCTGGTACGCATTGCTGTCATGCCATCCTACTGGGCAAGTGTATTTTCCACATTTGGCACTGAAGACTTTGAGCGACTGGGCTTGGGTGCCCAGATCGCCTGGATCACTTCCTGCATAGCCCTGGATATCTTGAACACTGTCTGGATGTTCAAGATCACTCGAGGCTGCTACAAGGTAATAGCTGGATCGAAAGCTCAGAAAGATAAAGAAAGAGCAGACGCATCGACTTGCTCGGACAAGAAAAAGCATGCCAATAACCACACAGACTAA